DNA from Petropleomorpha daqingensis:
AGCAGCCGCGCACTTCCGCCGTCCACCTGACCCACCTTCCGCCCAACCACGCCGGCCCGCGAATGCTTTCCGCGAGACGACGCCGGGCGCCGACCCCCGAGGGGATCGACGCCCGGACGGAACGCGCTGGTGGTGCTCAGCCCCTGCGGGCGGTGATCTGCTCGGTGGCGGCGGGGACGACCTGGAACAGGTCGCCGACGACACCGAAGTCGGCCAGCTCGAAGATCGGCGCCTCGGGGTCCTTGTTGACGGCGACGATCGTCTTGCTGGTCTGCATGCCGGCGCGGTGCTGGATGGCGCCGGAGATGCCGACGGCGATGTAGAGGTTCGGCGAGACGGTCTTGCCGGTCTGCCCCACCTGGAAGGTGTGCGGGTAGAAGCCGGAGTCGACCGCGGCCCGGGAGGCACCCACGGCGGCGCCGAGGGAGTCGGCCAGCCCCTCGATCAGGGAGAAGTTCTCGGCGCTGGCCACACCGCGACCGCCGGAGACGACGATCGAGGCCTCGGTCAGCTCCGGCCGGGACGACTTCTGCTCGACGACCCGGTCGGTGACCGTGACCGCCTTGGCGGCGTCGGACAGCGCCACGTCGACGGCCTCCTCGGCCGCCGCACCCGACGCCGGCTCGGGGGTGACCGAATTGCCGCGCAGGGTGTAGATCGGCGTCCCGGTGGTGACCTTCGAGTGCACGATGACCTGCCCGGCGAACGCCACCTGGGTCGCGGTGCCGTCGGCGGCGATCTCGGTGACGTCGGTCAGGAAGCCGGAGTTCGTCTTCACCGCCAGGCGGGCGGCGACCTCCTTGCCCTCCGGCGAGGACGGGATGACGACCGCGGCGGGCGAGACGCGCTCGACCAGCGAGGCGAGCACCTCGGCCTTGGGGGCGACCAGGTAGCCGTCGATGTCGGGCGACTCGGCGACGTAGACCTTGGCCGCGCCGTACTCGGCCAGCGCGTCCTTGGCGCCGGCCGCGGCGCCGGGGGCACCCGCGACGACGGCGGACGGCTCACCCAGCGCGCGGGCGGCGGTCAGCGCCTCCAGCGTCGTCTTGCGGACTCCCTGACCGTCGGGGTTGAGCTCGACGAGGACCAGGACCTCAGCCATGACTATCTCCTTTGTCTCGGATCGGTCCGGGTCAGACGATCTTCTGCTCGGCGAGGAAGCCGACCAGCTTCTCGGCGCCGTCGCCCTCGTCGGTCACCTTGACGCCGGCGCCCTTCGGCGGCCGCGGCGCGAAGTCCACGACCTGCGTGGTGGCGTTGCCCAGGCCCACGGTGCCGGCGTCGACGCCGAGGTCGGCCAGCGACTTGCTCTCCACCGGCTTCTTCTTGGCGGCCATGATCCC
Protein-coding regions in this window:
- a CDS encoding electron transfer flavoprotein subunit alpha/FixB family protein, with product MAEVLVLVELNPDGQGVRKTTLEALTAARALGEPSAVVAGAPGAAAGAKDALAEYGAAKVYVAESPDIDGYLVAPKAEVLASLVERVSPAAVVIPSSPEGKEVAARLAVKTNSGFLTDVTEIAADGTATQVAFAGQVIVHSKVTTGTPIYTLRGNSVTPEPASGAAAEEAVDVALSDAAKAVTVTDRVVEQKSSRPELTEASIVVSGGRGVASAENFSLIEGLADSLGAAVGASRAAVDSGFYPHTFQVGQTGKTVSPNLYIAVGISGAIQHRAGMQTSKTIVAVNKDPEAPIFELADFGVVGDLFQVVPAATEQITARRG